One Bacteroidota bacterium genomic window carries:
- a CDS encoding tetratricopeptide repeat protein, with product MKTLLLFAGILALTWGSPSVWAQKGKDDGSRFGHGEDSVRCVTNLSLYRENVKGKNYDLAIGYWRIVFDECPKASKNIYLDGAKMYQDLCDKNIDQPKKGELVDTLMLIYERRIQYYGEIGNVRGRQGADLLKYRRNDDIQYVQQGYDYLKESVSLEKEKSSKAVLPTMLSASISLYKANKVDAKQVIDDYLLISKIVDTQIAASPSETDLKDLKGTIDLNFAKEGPGDCETLIGIFTEEHKTKREDADFLSMLTNLLKGRSCTDSDLFMVASKDLYKLKPSAEAALNIALLSQNKEQYQVAINYYNEAISLETDNTKKGDYYFNLAIVYSKSKQYSNARQAALSSAELKPGFGEPYILIGQLYAESRELCTSSDATNIPSAVFWVAVDMFYKAKSVDATVAERADKLIGTYSNYFPNKEEAFFKGVNEGDTYQIKDCWINESTRARFN from the coding sequence ATGAAAACCTTATTATTATTTGCAGGAATTTTGGCCCTTACATGGGGAAGTCCATCCGTTTGGGCGCAAAAAGGAAAAGACGATGGTTCGCGATTTGGACATGGCGAAGACAGCGTGAGGTGTGTGACCAATCTTTCTCTCTACCGCGAAAACGTAAAAGGCAAAAACTACGATTTGGCGATCGGTTATTGGAGAATCGTCTTTGACGAATGCCCCAAGGCATCGAAAAACATATACCTCGATGGTGCCAAAATGTATCAGGACCTTTGCGATAAAAACATCGATCAACCTAAAAAAGGAGAATTAGTAGACACCCTTATGCTTATCTACGAGCGTCGGATACAATATTATGGCGAAATCGGTAACGTACGAGGGCGCCAGGGAGCCGACTTGTTGAAATACCGACGTAACGACGATATTCAATATGTGCAACAAGGTTATGATTACCTGAAAGAATCTGTGAGCCTCGAAAAGGAGAAATCATCGAAGGCAGTATTGCCCACTATGCTTTCGGCCTCTATTTCACTTTACAAAGCAAATAAAGTGGATGCCAAACAGGTGATAGACGATTATCTGCTCATTTCGAAAATAGTGGATACCCAAATTGCAGCATCCCCTTCCGAAACCGATCTGAAAGACTTGAAAGGCACTATTGATCTGAATTTCGCTAAAGAAGGCCCCGGCGATTGTGAAACACTCATCGGAATTTTTACCGAAGAGCATAAAACAAAAAGAGAAGATGCTGATTTCTTAAGCATGCTTACTAATCTGCTTAAAGGCCGCAGCTGTACCGATTCTGATCTTTTTATGGTAGCATCGAAGGATTTATACAAACTAAAACCCTCTGCGGAGGCTGCATTGAATATTGCACTCCTATCACAAAATAAGGAGCAATACCAGGTAGCTATAAATTATTACAACGAAGCGATCTCACTCGAAACAGACAACACAAAAAAAGGCGATTATTACTTTAACCTGGCCATTGTTTACAGTAAAAGTAAACAATACAGCAATGCCCGTCAGGCGGCACTTAGTTCTGCCGAGCTAAAGCCCGGATTTGGGGAGCCCTATATACTTATCGGACAACTGTACGCCGAAAGTCGTGAACTATGCACCAGCAGCGATGCAACCAACATACCATCGGCTGTATTTTGGGTAGCAGTAGATATGTTTTACAAAGCCAAATCGGTCGATGCCACCGTTGCCGAACGTGCCGACAAGCTAATTGGTACTTACAGCAACTATTTTCCAAATAAAGAAGAAGCCTTTTTCAAAGGTGTGAACGAAGGCGACACCTATCAAATAAAAGATTGTTGGATCAATGAATCAACACGAGCAAGGTTTAACTAG
- the lptC gene encoding LPS export ABC transporter periplasmic protein LptC yields the protein MIAQVLTCVITFFAISCKSDLEKVNLYASELNLPDQSARDLEVEYTDTGKLQLKFITPALKRYSNMEEPYYEFPEGIRVEFYNENAQLTSVITANYSIYNETTQIWEARDSVVAKNIETGELVESEQMFWDQPKQKIYSQLFTKITNEDGIYFGEKGFEAAQDLSSYRLLGSSGTVRVQDEE from the coding sequence GTGATAGCACAGGTACTTACCTGTGTTATCACCTTTTTTGCTATTTCGTGTAAAAGCGACCTCGAAAAAGTGAATCTCTATGCCTCGGAACTCAACCTTCCGGACCAATCGGCCAGAGATCTGGAAGTAGAATATACCGATACAGGTAAGCTTCAGTTAAAATTTATAACTCCGGCTTTGAAGCGCTATTCGAATATGGAAGAACCTTATTACGAATTTCCGGAAGGCATCAGGGTGGAATTTTACAACGAAAATGCCCAACTTACCTCCGTGATCACTGCCAATTACTCGATTTATAACGAAACAACCCAGATCTGGGAAGCACGCGACAGCGTAGTGGCAAAGAATATTGAAACAGGTGAGCTGGTAGAAAGCGAACAAATGTTCTGGGATCAACCGAAACAGAAAATATACTCCCAGTTGTTTACAAAAATTACTAACGAAGACGGAATCTATTTTGGTGAAAAAGGCTTCGAAGCTGCTCAGGATCTTTCGAGCTATCGCCTGCTGGGATCATCCGGAACAGTGAGGGTACAAGATGAAGAATAA
- the mfd gene encoding transcription-repair coupling factor, protein MELHDIFKAYRKHPHYPQLEELLGSNSSKPILLQGLSGSASTMLFAALIENTRNCQLGIFDDKDAAAYFYSDIKSVLPQRQVFFFPSSYKRSVQYKQAENGNIILRTNVLNRLNEFNQNQKEALLLFTYPEALAEKVSSKAQIDENTLHLQVGEKISIDFIHEVLDAYGFELVDFVYEPGQFALRGGLVDVFSYTAENPYRIDFFGDEVETIRTFEVESQLSKDSFEKISILPNLETRSDGEKISLLEILPPETHIWCSNIDFISERIKEISKNAQTNSNSADADTLLSGKDFLLQLGNFPTIELSNKAYYSKSEKFIFNTRPQPAFKKNFVLLGDDLKNQLSKGYLTAICSDNEKQHERLKTIFDDTHKGIDFKPLHKAIHSGFIDDDLKICCYTDHEIFGRYHKYQLHGYHSGKAALSLRELKDLKPGDYVVHIDHGIGQFGGLERVIQNGKAQEVIRLVYRDNDVIQVSIHALHRISKYKGQDDAPPRVHKLGSGAWQKLKSTTKKKVKDIAKDLILLYAQRKAKQGYRFSKDTFLQEELEASFIYEDTPDQEKATRAVKADMERLMPMDRLVCGDVGFGKTEIAIRAAFKAVTDNKQVAILVPTTILALQHYNTFRERLKDFPCTVDYICRLRKPSDQKIVLEHTAEGKVNILIGTHRLLGKDIKFKDLGLLIIDEEQKFGVSAKEKLKAIKVDVDTLALTATPIPRTLQFSLMGARDLSVINTPPPNRHPVITEVHTFHDEILIEGINYEVSRGGQVFIINNRIQNIYELETYIRKLCPQVKTVVGHGQMEGPQLEQVMVDFINGDFDVLIATAIIESGLDIPNANTIFINNAQNFGLSDLHQLRGRVGRSNRKAFCYLLAPPVATLTPEARRRLKAIEEFTDLGSGLHISLQDLDIRGAGNLLGAEQSGYITDIGFETYNRILDEALQELKENEYKDLFQDEVLPETTEKTKFSNDCVIDTDLEVLIPESYIGNIAERIRLYRDIDAIKDEETLERFKLELTDRFGALPKATEELLKIVRLRWLAMELGFEKLVLKNKKLILYFISSQDSAYFNSPEFSAILQQVQKNPSLFRMKEGQQKLTLSVENVRDIDHAIRILNTLFLAT, encoded by the coding sequence CTGGAATTGCACGATATTTTCAAAGCCTACCGCAAACATCCCCACTACCCACAGCTAGAGGAACTTCTTGGTTCAAATTCCAGCAAGCCTATCCTGTTGCAAGGATTAAGTGGATCGGCATCCACCATGCTTTTTGCAGCACTCATCGAAAATACTAGAAATTGTCAATTGGGCATTTTCGACGATAAAGATGCTGCTGCCTATTTTTATTCTGATATAAAAAGCGTTTTGCCACAACGGCAGGTATTTTTCTTTCCTTCGTCGTACAAGCGATCAGTACAATATAAACAGGCTGAAAACGGGAATATTATTCTGCGCACGAATGTCCTCAACCGATTGAATGAGTTCAACCAGAATCAGAAAGAAGCTCTCCTACTTTTTACCTACCCCGAAGCTTTGGCTGAAAAAGTTTCGAGCAAAGCTCAAATCGACGAAAACACTTTACACCTTCAGGTAGGGGAAAAAATCAGCATCGACTTTATTCACGAAGTGTTGGATGCCTATGGTTTTGAGCTGGTAGATTTTGTTTACGAACCCGGACAGTTTGCTTTGCGAGGAGGCTTGGTAGATGTTTTCTCTTATACAGCCGAGAATCCATACCGAATCGATTTTTTTGGCGATGAAGTGGAGACCATCCGCACTTTTGAGGTAGAAAGCCAGTTATCGAAAGACAGTTTTGAAAAAATATCCATTTTACCCAACCTCGAAACCCGCAGCGATGGAGAAAAAATCTCTCTCCTTGAGATATTGCCCCCTGAAACTCACATTTGGTGCAGCAACATCGACTTTATTTCCGAAAGAATTAAAGAGATCAGCAAAAACGCACAAACCAATTCCAATTCAGCCGATGCTGATACGCTCTTATCAGGCAAGGATTTTTTGCTTCAGTTAGGCAATTTTCCTACCATCGAATTAAGTAACAAGGCATACTATTCCAAATCGGAAAAATTTATTTTTAATACACGGCCACAACCTGCTTTTAAAAAGAACTTTGTATTGTTGGGCGATGACCTGAAAAATCAGCTATCGAAAGGTTATCTCACAGCTATTTGTTCCGACAACGAAAAGCAACACGAGCGGCTGAAAACTATTTTTGACGACACCCATAAAGGAATCGATTTTAAACCTTTGCACAAAGCCATTCATAGCGGTTTTATCGACGACGACCTGAAAATTTGCTGCTATACCGACCATGAAATTTTCGGTCGTTACCACAAATACCAGCTTCATGGCTACCATTCTGGCAAAGCAGCCCTCTCGCTTCGCGAATTAAAAGACCTGAAACCCGGCGACTACGTAGTGCATATCGACCATGGAATTGGCCAGTTTGGTGGCCTTGAAAGAGTAATTCAGAATGGAAAGGCACAAGAAGTCATTCGCCTTGTTTACCGCGACAACGATGTAATACAGGTGAGCATACATGCCTTGCACCGGATATCGAAATACAAGGGGCAGGATGATGCCCCACCCCGCGTGCACAAGCTGGGTTCAGGAGCCTGGCAGAAACTCAAATCGACCACCAAGAAAAAGGTAAAAGACATAGCCAAAGACCTTATTCTGCTTTATGCCCAGCGCAAAGCAAAGCAGGGCTACCGCTTTTCGAAGGATACTTTTCTGCAGGAAGAACTGGAAGCCTCTTTCATTTACGAAGATACTCCCGATCAGGAGAAAGCTACCCGTGCAGTTAAAGCTGACATGGAAAGGCTTATGCCCATGGACAGGCTGGTTTGTGGCGATGTAGGTTTTGGTAAAACAGAAATTGCCATCCGGGCAGCCTTCAAAGCGGTAACCGACAACAAGCAGGTCGCCATTCTGGTACCAACTACCATACTGGCTCTTCAACATTACAATACTTTTCGCGAAAGGCTTAAAGATTTTCCGTGTACCGTCGATTACATATGCCGTTTGAGAAAACCTTCCGACCAGAAAATAGTGCTTGAGCACACTGCCGAAGGGAAAGTCAATATTTTAATAGGTACCCACCGTTTACTGGGTAAAGACATCAAATTCAAAGACCTTGGCCTGCTCATCATCGACGAGGAACAAAAGTTTGGTGTATCGGCCAAAGAAAAACTCAAAGCCATAAAAGTTGATGTCGACACCCTTGCCCTGACAGCAACTCCCATTCCCCGTACCTTGCAGTTCTCGCTAATGGGTGCCCGCGACCTCTCGGTGATCAATACCCCGCCTCCAAACAGGCATCCGGTAATTACCGAAGTACATACTTTTCATGATGAAATTCTCATCGAAGGAATTAATTACGAAGTTTCCAGGGGTGGACAGGTATTTATCATCAATAACCGCATTCAAAATATTTATGAATTAGAAACTTACATCAGAAAGCTCTGTCCACAGGTTAAAACTGTTGTTGGGCATGGCCAAATGGAAGGTCCTCAACTTGAACAGGTAATGGTCGACTTTATCAATGGCGATTTCGATGTGCTGATAGCCACAGCCATTATTGAATCGGGGCTTGATATTCCAAACGCCAATACAATTTTTATCAACAACGCCCAGAATTTTGGACTAAGTGATCTGCACCAGCTTCGCGGCAGAGTGGGCCGTTCGAACCGAAAAGCTTTCTGCTACCTTTTGGCACCACCGGTTGCTACCTTAACCCCCGAAGCACGACGAAGGCTGAAAGCCATCGAAGAATTTACCGACCTGGGAAGTGGTTTGCATATCTCGCTTCAGGACCTCGATATAAGAGGTGCCGGAAACCTGCTGGGAGCAGAACAAAGCGGATACATAACCGACATTGGTTTCGAAACCTATAACCGTATTCTCGACGAAGCCTTACAGGAATTAAAGGAAAACGAATACAAAGATCTTTTTCAGGATGAAGTATTGCCGGAAACTACCGAAAAAACAAAATTCTCCAACGATTGTGTAATTGATACCGACCTTGAGGTATTGATACCTGAAAGCTATATTGGTAATATTGCAGAACGAATAAGGCTTTACCGCGACATTGATGCCATCAAAGACGAAGAAACTCTTGAGCGATTCAAACTTGAACTTACCGATCGCTTTGGTGCCTTGCCAAAAGCCACTGAAGAACTGCTTAAAATTGTAAGGCTCAGATGGCTTGCCATGGAGCTGGGATTCGAAAAATTAGTACTAAAAAACAAAAAACTGATTCTGTATTTCATTTCAAGCCAGGATTCAGCTTATTTCAATTCACCCGAATTTTCGGCCATACTCCAACAGGTGCAAAAGAACCCAAGCCTGTTTAGAATGAAGGAAGGGCAACAAAAACTTACCCTTAGCGTTGAGAATGTGCGTGATATCGATCATGCCATTCGGATTTTAAACACCTTATTTTTAGCCACCTAA
- a CDS encoding type III pantothenate kinase: MNLTIDIGNTQVKIALFLGNKIVSSMQIQELTSETIGNILKKYPQTDKCILSASGLIPEGTVEELKKHIPYFMQFNHQSALPFISKYETPASIGLDRLAAVAGCIDEFKDKNVLIIDAGTAITFEFKNKHNEYLGGTISSGLRMRFKALNAYTEKLPLLEPLSHTELFGKNTQDAIVSGVVNGMVYEITGVIENFEKIYDNLTVILTGGDAHFFEIKLKKTIFVLPNLVTSGLNTILNYNASNR, encoded by the coding sequence ATGAACCTTACCATTGACATTGGAAATACTCAAGTAAAAATTGCCCTTTTCTTAGGCAATAAAATTGTTTCATCCATGCAGATTCAAGAACTCACCAGCGAAACAATAGGAAACATATTAAAAAAATATCCCCAAACCGATAAGTGTATTTTGTCTGCCAGTGGTCTTATTCCTGAAGGTACTGTCGAAGAATTAAAAAAGCATATACCGTATTTCATGCAATTCAACCATCAAAGTGCACTGCCTTTTATTTCGAAATACGAAACACCTGCCAGCATTGGGCTTGACCGACTGGCTGCTGTGGCAGGTTGCATCGATGAGTTTAAAGATAAAAACGTATTAATCATTGATGCCGGAACTGCCATTACCTTTGAGTTTAAGAATAAGCACAACGAATATTTGGGAGGCACCATTTCTTCCGGTTTACGTATGCGCTTTAAGGCTCTGAATGCCTACACCGAAAAACTTCCCTTGCTTGAACCATTGAGCCACACTGAACTTTTTGGAAAAAATACACAAGATGCCATCGTAAGTGGAGTGGTAAACGGAATGGTATACGAAATAACAGGTGTCATCGAAAATTTTGAAAAGATTTACGATAATTTAACAGTGATACTTACCGGAGGAGATGCTCACTTCTTTGAGATTAAACTAAAAAAAACCATATTTGTGCTCCCAAATCTGGTGACTTCGGGGCTAAACACAATACTAAATTACAATGCATCAAATCGTTAG
- a CDS encoding DEAD/DEAH box helicase: MGFINPTPIQQQAFSVIRSGRDVVGVAQTGTGKTLAYLLPLLTHLNYSEQRHPRILVLVPTRELVVQVEQEAKQAAKYTSLRIAGVYGGTNMTPQAETVMEGLDVLIGTPGRLFDLAMRGVLSVKQIKHLVIDEVDEMLNLGFLPQVKSMIDLVPERRQNIVFSATLSEQVEKLLSGFLGDTHKIEIAPHGTPLDQIEQRVFLVPNFYTKINLLAHLLNTEPDFSKVLVFVPSKKIADLVYEKLQPQFPEKIGVIHGNKSQNFRFNTLEKFEKEEINILVSTDIMARGLDITDVSHVINMNIPENPGDYLHRIGRTGRVHKAGISISFTDKSEMEYLQQAEQLMKKSLLIKELPAEVEVAELLLPEEEPSVSTKNYIKAPRLKSSKGSFHEKKQKNKKVNLGGPGRKRVDKPSNRGAQKRKNKK; encoded by the coding sequence ATGGGGTTTATCAATCCAACACCTATTCAACAGCAAGCCTTTTCAGTAATACGATCTGGCCGTGATGTAGTTGGTGTGGCGCAAACCGGCACGGGCAAAACCCTGGCCTACCTCCTGCCCTTATTGACGCACTTAAATTATTCTGAACAACGGCACCCACGCATTTTGGTGCTGGTACCTACACGCGAATTAGTGGTGCAGGTCGAACAAGAAGCCAAGCAAGCTGCCAAATACACCAGTTTACGAATTGCAGGGGTTTATGGCGGAACCAACATGACTCCGCAGGCAGAAACCGTAATGGAAGGTTTGGATGTGCTGATTGGCACCCCTGGCAGGCTCTTCGATCTGGCCATGAGAGGCGTACTTTCAGTGAAACAAATTAAACATCTGGTAATTGACGAAGTAGATGAAATGCTTAATCTTGGATTTCTGCCTCAAGTTAAAAGCATGATTGATCTTGTTCCCGAACGAAGGCAAAACATAGTTTTTTCAGCAACCCTGTCTGAGCAGGTTGAGAAATTGTTATCTGGTTTCTTGGGCGATACACATAAAATAGAAATTGCCCCTCACGGCACCCCTCTCGACCAGATTGAACAAAGAGTTTTTCTGGTGCCAAATTTTTACACGAAAATAAATTTGCTGGCACATCTGTTAAATACAGAACCTGACTTTTCGAAAGTGCTGGTATTTGTTCCCAGCAAAAAAATTGCCGACCTTGTTTATGAAAAACTTCAGCCCCAGTTTCCGGAAAAAATAGGGGTTATTCATGGCAACAAATCGCAGAATTTTCGTTTTAATACCCTCGAAAAATTCGAGAAAGAAGAAATCAACATACTGGTTTCCACAGACATTATGGCCCGCGGACTGGATATAACAGATGTAAGCCATGTAATCAACATGAATATACCCGAAAATCCGGGAGATTACCTTCACCGTATTGGCCGAACCGGCCGTGTTCACAAAGCTGGAATCAGTATCTCGTTTACCGATAAGTCGGAGATGGAGTATTTGCAGCAGGCAGAGCAGTTAATGAAAAAAAGTTTGCTCATTAAAGAATTGCCTGCAGAAGTGGAAGTTGCCGAGCTATTGCTACCCGAAGAAGAACCCTCGGTATCGACGAAAAACTACATAAAGGCTCCACGCCTGAAAAGTTCGAAGGGTTCTTTTCACGAGAAAAAGCAAAAAAATAAAAAAGTCAACCTGGGTGGCCCCGGAAGAAAAAGGGTTGATAAACCCTCGAACAGAGGTGCTCAGAAACGAAAAAACAAGAAATAA
- a CDS encoding SurA N-terminal domain-containing protein, with amino-acid sequence MAIIQKIRNKAGLLVAVIIGMALLAFILGDILTSGNLYLNKNRTNVAVVNGKNITIDIFQQMIQEQEELVKMQMGVNSLDEQALNEVRQRTWTDMIQSLLLDREFQKLGLSVSSDELFDMINGENPHPFIMQFFADPNTGQINRMALSQFLQQVNELEQDNTQKMFWLYLEDLIYKERKNQKYNTLLRQGLYTTSLEATRRKQEMNTSVSISYLVKRYNEIPDSLIEVSADEIKAYYKEHKNEFKQQKSRDIRYLVWEVVPSEKDYLDAQSWINEIKPEFESIEAENADQYARANSDLAPDSRNLTRADLDSALSSFAFSANEGDVYGPYFEGNYYKLAKLANIVILPDSVKASHILLTAQQNSDVAAIRKLADSLKTLLEKGANISELAIRYSADEASAQKGGDLGWFKEGSMVKPFSDSCFYGKTGQVKLVYTNYGMHIIKIEGQSAPSKKVQVSVLAHEVRISEATDQDYFAKASEFGALYNTKEKFDKALADQQLVPFSALNLRDDANTVNNLESSRELVRWAFSSEEGTVTPKVLQFENKYVVAILDKAREKGFAPVEEVKNSISNEIRKQKQADQLIAKIEEAKKGASDINSIAAKLNTNVNTASNLRFTAYSIPGIGVEPELQAVATSLEAGKLSSPIVGNNGVYVLQVDTKDAAEAASDVMAEKSFLNRSYAARVNYSSMNVLTELAGVEDNRINFF; translated from the coding sequence ATGGCAATCATTCAAAAAATAAGAAACAAAGCCGGTCTTCTGGTAGCAGTCATAATTGGTATGGCGCTTTTGGCATTTATCCTTGGTGATATTCTAACCTCCGGCAACCTTTACCTCAATAAAAACAGGACCAATGTAGCTGTGGTGAATGGTAAAAACATCACAATAGATATTTTCCAGCAAATGATTCAGGAGCAGGAAGAGTTGGTAAAAATGCAAATGGGGGTGAACAGCCTGGACGAGCAAGCGCTCAACGAAGTGCGCCAGCGTACCTGGACCGACATGATTCAAAGTCTTTTGTTAGACCGTGAATTTCAGAAATTGGGCCTGAGTGTATCCAGCGACGAGCTATTCGATATGATCAACGGCGAGAACCCTCACCCCTTTATCATGCAGTTTTTTGCCGATCCCAATACCGGCCAGATTAACCGTATGGCCCTTTCGCAATTTCTGCAACAGGTCAATGAGCTGGAACAAGACAACACCCAAAAAATGTTTTGGCTTTACCTCGAAGACCTGATCTACAAAGAACGCAAAAACCAAAAATACAACACTCTCCTTCGTCAGGGGCTTTATACTACCAGCCTAGAAGCCACGCGTCGCAAGCAAGAGATGAACACCAGCGTAAGCATTAGTTACCTGGTGAAGCGTTACAACGAAATACCCGACTCCCTTATTGAGGTGAGTGCAGACGAAATTAAAGCCTACTACAAAGAACATAAAAACGAATTTAAGCAGCAAAAGTCGCGCGACATTCGTTACCTCGTGTGGGAGGTTGTACCCTCGGAAAAAGATTATCTGGATGCCCAGAGCTGGATAAATGAAATTAAACCCGAGTTTGAAAGTATCGAAGCAGAAAATGCTGATCAATATGCTCGGGCAAACTCCGATTTGGCTCCCGACTCGCGCAACCTTACCAGGGCAGACCTCGATTCTGCTCTTAGCAGTTTTGCCTTTTCGGCCAACGAGGGCGATGTGTATGGACCCTATTTCGAAGGTAATTACTACAAACTGGCCAAGCTGGCCAATATAGTCATTCTACCTGATTCAGTGAAAGCCAGTCATATTTTACTCACTGCCCAACAAAACAGCGATGTAGCTGCCATTCGAAAGCTTGCCGATAGTTTAAAAACTCTACTTGAAAAAGGTGCAAACATCAGCGAACTTGCCATCCGTTACTCTGCCGACGAAGCTTCGGCACAAAAAGGCGGCGACCTGGGCTGGTTTAAAGAAGGTAGCATGGTAAAACCATTCAGCGACAGCTGTTTCTACGGAAAGACAGGCCAGGTTAAATTAGTCTATACCAACTACGGAATGCACATTATCAAGATAGAAGGTCAATCGGCGCCATCGAAAAAAGTTCAGGTAAGTGTGCTTGCCCACGAAGTGCGCATCAGCGAGGCCACCGACCAGGATTACTTTGCAAAGGCCAGTGAATTTGGAGCCTTGTACAACACCAAAGAAAAGTTTGACAAAGCCCTTGCCGACCAACAACTGGTGCCTTTTTCGGCCCTGAACCTGCGCGATGATGCCAATACTGTAAACAACCTCGAAAGCTCACGGGAACTTGTGCGCTGGGCATTTTCCAGCGAAGAGGGTACAGTAACCCCAAAAGTGCTTCAGTTTGAAAATAAGTACGTAGTAGCCATACTCGACAAAGCCAGAGAAAAAGGCTTTGCACCAGTGGAAGAAGTAAAAAACTCCATTAGCAATGAAATTCGCAAACAAAAACAAGCCGATCAACTTATTGCTAAAATCGAAGAAGCAAAAAAAGGTGCCAGCGACATCAACAGCATTGCTGCTAAATTAAATACCAATGTGAATACAGCAAGCAACCTTAGGTTTACAGCCTATTCCATACCCGGAATTGGTGTAGAGCCGGAATTGCAGGCAGTAGCTACTTCCTTGGAAGCAGGCAAGCTTTCGTCCCCGATAGTAGGTAACAACGGCGTATATGTGCTCCAGGTCGACACCAAAGATGCAGCAGAAGCTGCCAGCGATGTGATGGCTGAAAAAAGCTTCCTGAACAGAAGCTATGCTGCCCGCGTAAATTACAGTTCGATGAATGTGCTTACCGAACTAGCCGGAGTGGAAGACAACCGCATCAATTTCTTCTAA
- a CDS encoding HlyC/CorC family transporter, which translates to MGNTFLLILSAFMLAIFSGIEVAFGAANHLQFETKPKKGEFRTSILQLFTDNPEHFYFSLVIGQVISVIAFCLSATRIFQTYFLPEQAIVQSILIVILLILVVGSSINLLTEVIVKPFSRQYANVLINTFSIPLLFVFTISIPFTFLLGILTQGFRKLHQNQTDNTEAFQVYFNKPNLVYLMQQNNSSDPNETGESENIRLFQNALDFSSLKIRECMVPRTEIVAVDKNASTEEIRELFFQTGFSKILVYNETIDNIIGYVTSKSLFNKQTNNTFPLIDISIVPETMPAQKLLTKFIQEKKGIAVIVDEFGGVSGMLTIEDILEEIFGEIEDEHDTTELVTKTISENEYIFSGRLEIDYLNEHFMLQIPESEEYDTLAGFVINAYQNIPGLHEVISIPPFEIKILEVSHTKVELVQLKRIG; encoded by the coding sequence ATGGGAAATACCTTTTTACTGATACTTTCGGCCTTTATGCTGGCCATTTTTTCGGGTATTGAGGTAGCATTTGGAGCGGCTAATCATTTGCAATTCGAGACCAAACCTAAAAAAGGTGAATTCAGAACTAGTATATTGCAACTGTTCACCGACAACCCAGAGCATTTTTATTTCAGCCTGGTAATTGGCCAGGTGATTTCGGTAATTGCCTTTTGCCTAAGTGCCACACGAATCTTTCAAACCTATTTTCTACCTGAACAAGCTATAGTACAAAGTATTCTTATTGTAATTCTGCTGATTTTGGTGGTGGGATCATCGATAAATCTACTTACCGAGGTAATAGTAAAACCCTTTTCCCGGCAATATGCCAATGTACTGATTAACACTTTTTCGATACCCTTGCTCTTTGTATTTACAATCTCCATTCCTTTTACCTTCCTCCTGGGAATTCTTACACAGGGTTTTCGCAAATTGCATCAGAATCAGACAGATAATACCGAAGCCTTTCAGGTGTATTTCAACAAGCCAAATCTGGTTTACCTGATGCAGCAAAACAACTCATCGGACCCAAACGAAACCGGCGAAAGTGAAAACATAAGGCTCTTTCAGAATGCATTGGATTTTAGCTCCCTAAAAATTAGAGAGTGCATGGTACCTCGCACCGAAATTGTAGCGGTAGACAAAAACGCAAGCACGGAAGAAATCAGGGAATTATTTTTTCAGACAGGTTTTTCAAAAATACTAGTTTACAATGAAACCATTGATAACATTATCGGATACGTAACCTCGAAATCGCTCTTTAATAAACAAACTAACAACACTTTTCCCCTTATCGATATCTCAATTGTGCCCGAAACCATGCCTGCCCAAAAACTGCTTACAAAGTTTATTCAGGAAAAAAAAGGGATTGCAGTTATCGTGGATGAATTTGGCGGTGTATCAGGAATGCTTACTATCGAAGACATATTAGAAGAAATATTTGGTGAAATAGAAGATGAACATGATACTACTGAATTGGTAACAAAAACCATTTCAGAAAATGAGTATATTTTTTCGGGCCGCCTCGAAATCGATTACCTTAATGAGCACTTTATGCTTCAAATTCCAGAATCGGAAGAATATGATACCCTGGCCGGATTTGTAATAAATGCTTATCAAAATATTCCTGGTCTGCACGAAGTGATCTCTATACCACCATTCGAAATAAAAATTTTGGAAGTTTCTCATACCAAAGTCGAGCTTGTGCAGCTTAAACGAATAGGGTAG